A window of Halomonas sp. GFAJ-1 contains these coding sequences:
- a CDS encoding cytochrome c oxidase subunit II: MRERNCYTASRNIQRVSRQRVNQIALVTVLAAAGLTAGCAGDKSILDPAGQAARDVALIWWIMLSFGTVVLVAVTALWLYAFKPREVTRTPVEERRIARRWILGGGIVLPVTSIIALLAFGVPAGQRMLAIDDSAEVIEVIGHQWWFEVRYPNAEGGEVVTANHLVMPVGEPVDFHVTGADVIHAFWIPRLGGKVDMIPGRVNRIRLEANIPAVFGAQCAEFCGVGHAHMHLFVEALPREEYDAWLAERQEEQLSAVATADASHDDARDAFMTHCASCHQIAGISSATTGPNLSDMGSRATVGAGVMAMEEGAVSRWLKYHQSLKPGNRMPSHDDIETDTLDALGAWLETLSP; the protein is encoded by the coding sequence ATGAGGGAACGCAACTGCTACACGGCCTCACGGAATATTCAACGCGTATCGCGCCAACGGGTCAACCAAATAGCGTTAGTGACAGTGCTCGCCGCTGCTGGCTTAACCGCTGGTTGTGCAGGTGATAAATCTATTCTAGACCCCGCTGGGCAAGCTGCACGTGATGTGGCGCTGATTTGGTGGATCATGCTGAGTTTCGGAACGGTTGTGCTTGTCGCCGTGACGGCGCTATGGCTTTACGCTTTTAAGCCCCGGGAGGTAACGCGTACCCCGGTTGAGGAGCGGCGCATTGCTCGCCGCTGGATTCTAGGCGGTGGTATCGTGCTGCCCGTGACCAGCATTATCGCACTGTTGGCGTTTGGCGTACCTGCCGGGCAGCGCATGCTGGCGATTGACGATTCAGCGGAAGTCATTGAAGTGATTGGTCACCAGTGGTGGTTCGAAGTGCGCTATCCCAACGCTGAAGGTGGGGAGGTGGTAACCGCGAACCATCTGGTCATGCCCGTAGGCGAGCCGGTTGATTTCCATGTGACCGGTGCGGACGTGATTCACGCCTTCTGGATACCACGCCTGGGCGGCAAGGTGGACATGATCCCCGGTAGGGTGAATAGAATCCGTCTAGAAGCCAATATCCCCGCTGTTTTTGGCGCTCAGTGTGCGGAGTTTTGTGGCGTTGGACATGCGCATATGCACCTATTTGTTGAAGCACTTCCTAGAGAGGAGTACGACGCTTGGTTAGCGGAGCGCCAAGAAGAGCAGCTTAGTGCGGTGGCCACCGCCGACGCCAGCCACGATGACGCGCGCGATGCTTTTATGACCCATTGTGCCAGCTGCCATCAGATAGCTGGCATCAGTAGTGCTACGACGGGACCGAACTTATCTGATATGGGCAGCCGCGCGACGGTGGGGGCGGGCGTTATGGCTATGGAGGAGGGCGCAGTGAGTCGGTGGTTAAAATATCACCAATCGCTAAAGCCTGGGAATAGGATGCCATCCCATGACGATATAGAAACGGACACCTTGGATGCCCTTGGTGCTTGGTTGGAGACCTTGAGCCCATGA
- a CDS encoding ATPase P has protein sequence MHKEQPRCEEVIEAPLYTLHGMWCTSCALAVEGVLKRLVGVSEVSVHYPTATVWIKGVPDTIRLAVLAPHVAKIGYRLTALEAVGDAHARLEQESRYLTLRLIVGSVFGMWTMLASLLIYAGALPTVQIESVVAWISGAFALPVVLYAGLPFYRAGWRTLLAKRPGMDVLVSLGVVGAVVVSTGLLWRGSVEVYFDTAVMLIVLLLVGRLVETFCRQRGLKAFDALALPSVEVTVWQDRQPVRLPVEEIALDAQIDVLPGEAIPLDGTLETSGWIDTATLSGESVPRFFATGQQVYAGCRYLSGSAPLKLRVTAPVGQRRVDKLCEQMRRFQAQKGELQTLAERFAAWLSPAALVLGVLTLPAALLFGVGWEEATVRALSVLVVACPCAVGLAVPLASLAGSGQAMQQGVALRDPAALEILANVRAIAFDKTGTLTRGQHSVLHAVLRHPKDQADFQQMLCSAVRQSEHPLAYGLLRWATNPESHANDKVAQLEELEEYPGKGQRMTFTNGEQWSLGSASWVGGQLEQQGQDLPERAQDPTYDFASQVVVADSQGWLATLYLADQPVSDAQATIQQLQISGYGLAMISGDRQGPVTWLGQQVGLPKEACYAQRSPEAKAKLLTALPSLTLYVGDGVNDTLSLAAAGVGVAPMQASEAAREGAAAQLLTPGVGGVVRLLSIAKRTRRAMVQNLAFSALYNTLALGLVVVMAIPPLVAVLAMAASSLSVTLNAARLAWAETDEVNDSPALAPNAPH, from the coding sequence ATGCATAAAGAGCAGCCTCGGTGCGAAGAGGTCATTGAAGCGCCACTCTATACCCTCCACGGCATGTGGTGTACCAGCTGTGCACTGGCTGTAGAGGGGGTGCTAAAACGCCTGGTGGGTGTTTCAGAGGTTAGCGTTCACTACCCAACTGCCACGGTGTGGATTAAAGGAGTGCCCGACACTATTCGGCTAGCGGTGCTCGCGCCTCACGTGGCAAAAATTGGCTATCGGTTAACCGCGCTGGAGGCGGTTGGTGATGCCCATGCGCGCCTTGAGCAAGAGAGCCGCTACCTGACGCTTCGTTTAATCGTTGGCTCCGTGTTTGGCATGTGGACCATGCTGGCTTCACTGCTGATATACGCCGGTGCGCTGCCCACTGTTCAGATAGAGAGTGTAGTGGCGTGGATCTCTGGGGCGTTTGCGCTGCCCGTGGTGCTTTATGCTGGTCTGCCATTCTACCGAGCCGGTTGGCGCACGCTGCTTGCCAAGCGCCCAGGTATGGATGTGCTGGTCAGTTTAGGGGTTGTGGGGGCGGTAGTGGTTTCAACTGGGCTTTTATGGCGTGGCTCAGTGGAGGTCTATTTTGATACCGCCGTGATGCTGATTGTGCTGCTTTTGGTTGGTCGCCTAGTAGAGACTTTTTGCCGGCAACGGGGGTTAAAGGCATTCGATGCGCTAGCGCTACCCAGCGTGGAGGTGACTGTTTGGCAGGATCGTCAGCCGGTAAGGTTACCCGTTGAAGAAATTGCCCTGGACGCACAAATAGACGTGCTCCCAGGTGAGGCAATTCCCCTGGACGGTACGCTGGAAACATCTGGTTGGATAGATACTGCGACACTCTCCGGCGAAAGCGTGCCGCGCTTCTTTGCTACGGGCCAGCAGGTGTATGCGGGCTGCCGTTACTTAAGTGGGTCAGCTCCCCTTAAACTTCGGGTCACTGCACCGGTTGGACAGCGGCGGGTAGATAAGCTGTGCGAACAAATGCGCCGCTTTCAGGCCCAAAAGGGCGAACTACAAACCTTAGCCGAACGGTTTGCCGCTTGGTTAAGCCCTGCCGCGCTGGTGCTTGGGGTTTTGACGCTGCCTGCTGCGTTGCTATTTGGGGTGGGGTGGGAAGAAGCCACCGTGCGTGCGCTTTCTGTATTAGTGGTAGCCTGCCCCTGCGCGGTAGGCCTTGCGGTGCCGCTGGCAAGCCTAGCCGGCAGTGGCCAAGCGATGCAGCAAGGTGTTGCCCTACGCGACCCCGCGGCTCTGGAAATTCTCGCCAACGTGCGTGCCATCGCTTTTGATAAAACCGGCACGCTAACCCGTGGTCAGCATAGCGTGCTGCATGCTGTCCTGCGTCACCCCAAAGACCAAGCCGACTTTCAGCAGATGTTATGTTCCGCCGTTAGGCAAAGTGAGCATCCACTCGCTTACGGCCTGCTGCGTTGGGCAACTAATCCTGAAAGCCATGCAAACGATAAGGTTGCGCAGTTAGAGGAGCTAGAAGAGTACCCTGGTAAAGGTCAGCGAATGACGTTTACTAACGGTGAGCAGTGGTCTTTAGGCAGCGCCTCATGGGTGGGGGGGCAGCTTGAACAGCAAGGCCAAGACTTGCCTGAGCGCGCCCAAGACCCCACTTACGACTTTGCCTCTCAAGTGGTAGTGGCTGACAGTCAAGGCTGGCTTGCCACGCTATACCTAGCTGATCAGCCGGTATCTGATGCCCAAGCAACCATACAGCAGTTACAAATTTCAGGTTATGGGCTGGCGATGATCAGCGGTGACCGCCAAGGTCCCGTGACTTGGCTGGGTCAGCAGGTAGGGCTACCCAAAGAAGCGTGCTACGCGCAGCGCTCACCGGAAGCTAAAGCAAAACTCCTAACTGCGCTACCATCCCTTACGCTCTACGTGGGAGATGGTGTTAACGATACACTCAGTTTGGCTGCCGCAGGAGTTGGTGTTGCCCCTATGCAGGCAAGCGAGGCTGCTCGGGAGGGGGCCGCTGCGCAGTTGCTAACGCCAGGAGTGGGTGGCGTGGTGCGGCTACTAAGCATTGCCAAGCGTACACGTCGGGCAATGGTGCAAAATCTTGCGTTTTCAGCGCTTTACAACACTTTAGCCCTGGGGTTAGTGGTGGTGATGGCGATACCGCCGTTGGTGGCCGTGCTGGCCATGGCAGCCAGCTCGCTTAGCGTTACACTCAATGCGGCAAGGCTAGCGTGGGCGGAAACTGACGAGGTTAACGATAGCCCAGCGCTTGCCCCAAACGCTCCGCATTAA
- a CDS encoding serine/threonine protein phosphatase, with product MEGYDLIGDVHGCGATLAALLEKLGYHQRGGVYRHPRRKVIFLGDLIDRGPRIRLAVTIARRMVEEGEAHIVMGNHEYNALAYTHPAPPGGNRRWLREHTPRHNRIIEDTLAQYRDYTNEWEDTLAWFKTIPLFLELDGIRVVHACWDDELISQLTARAPDARMDSRFLVESTDPSTQAFRILDRLTRGTHIPLPPGVAIHSGDGFTRQSFRAHFWSANPQQWGDVVFQPDNLPGNLESRSLTPQERERLSYYGPEKPPLFIGHYWCEGIPALPTNNIACLDYSAVKYGRLVAYRWSGEETLNADHFVWIQVPKEERALPKPWEIDFD from the coding sequence ATGGAGGGTTACGATTTAATTGGTGATGTGCACGGCTGTGGCGCCACCCTGGCGGCCTTGCTGGAAAAACTAGGCTATCACCAGCGCGGTGGGGTATACCGCCACCCGCGCAGAAAGGTTATTTTCCTGGGTGATTTGATTGATCGCGGCCCGCGTATTCGCCTAGCGGTGACTATTGCTCGGCGGATGGTGGAGGAGGGCGAAGCACACATCGTGATGGGTAATCACGAATATAACGCTCTGGCCTACACACATCCGGCTCCTCCGGGGGGTAACCGGCGCTGGCTACGGGAGCATACGCCACGGCATAACCGAATTATTGAAGACACCCTGGCCCAATATAGGGACTACACCAACGAGTGGGAAGACACGCTGGCGTGGTTCAAAACGATCCCTCTATTTTTAGAGCTAGACGGTATTCGAGTTGTGCATGCCTGCTGGGATGACGAGCTAATTAGCCAGCTAACAGCGCGTGCTCCGGATGCCCGAATGGACAGCCGCTTCTTAGTTGAATCCACCGACCCCTCCACCCAAGCATTTCGGATACTGGATCGCTTGACCCGCGGCACCCATATACCGCTCCCCCCGGGCGTGGCCATTCACTCAGGGGATGGGTTTACACGGCAGAGTTTTCGTGCGCACTTTTGGTCAGCTAACCCTCAGCAGTGGGGGGACGTGGTTTTTCAACCCGATAACCTACCTGGAAACTTGGAGTCTCGAAGCTTAACGCCCCAGGAACGTGAGCGGCTAAGCTACTACGGGCCTGAAAAGCCGCCACTGTTTATTGGCCACTACTGGTGCGAGGGAATTCCAGCGCTGCCCACTAATAATATCGCCTGCCTGGATTATAGTGCAGTAAAATACGGACGATTAGTGGCTTATCGTTGGAGTGGTGAAGAAACGTTGAACGCTGATCATTTCGTTTGGATTCAAGTGCCTAAAGAGGAGCGGGCGCTACCTAAGCCGTGGGAAATCGATTTTGATTAA
- a CDS encoding radical SAM protein has translation MTSLDPSRATVHKGRGATYDPHNRFAPTHSVAEDDGWWQEEASSSLATEVREEASKSALSWNNSPDLPFDRSLNPYRGCEHGCVYCYARPSHAYWDFSPGLDFETKLIARSGLVEHLKEELCHPHYVCRPINLSGNTDCYQPLEATYQTTRRLLELLLACRHPVTLVTKSTLVLRDLDLLAEMAEHRLVRVFVSLTSLDANLKRTLEPRAASPQARLKVIRQLNTAGIPVGTLVSPIIPGLTDHEIERILEAASRAGARTATWMLLRLPNEVAPLFEAWLEAHYPERAAKVMSLIRQCRGGQNYDAQFGKRFRGKGIFADLIAQRFNRASRQWNMQNRTEQGLNTRDFCPPRAQGDLFI, from the coding sequence ATGACATCACTAGATCCCTCTCGCGCGACCGTGCATAAAGGGCGCGGTGCAACCTATGACCCGCATAACCGCTTTGCCCCTACCCACAGCGTGGCGGAGGATGACGGCTGGTGGCAGGAAGAAGCCTCTAGCTCGCTGGCAACAGAAGTACGCGAGGAAGCCAGTAAAAGCGCACTCTCTTGGAACAACTCGCCAGATTTGCCTTTTGATCGTTCGCTTAACCCTTACCGTGGTTGTGAACATGGCTGTGTCTACTGCTATGCGCGCCCCTCCCACGCTTATTGGGATTTTTCGCCAGGGCTGGATTTTGAAACCAAGTTGATCGCCCGCAGCGGGCTGGTGGAACACTTAAAAGAGGAGCTTTGCCACCCTCACTACGTTTGCCGCCCGATAAACCTATCCGGCAATACCGACTGTTATCAGCCGCTAGAGGCCACCTACCAAACCACCCGCCGTTTGCTGGAATTACTGCTGGCTTGCCGCCACCCTGTCACGCTTGTGACAAAAAGCACACTGGTGCTGCGGGATTTGGATCTCTTGGCAGAAATGGCCGAGCATCGCTTAGTGCGGGTATTTGTCAGTTTAACCAGCCTGGATGCCAACCTTAAACGCACGTTAGAACCCCGCGCGGCATCGCCTCAGGCGCGTTTGAAGGTGATCCGACAGCTAAACACAGCGGGCATACCGGTGGGCACGTTGGTGTCACCGATTATTCCGGGGCTTACCGACCACGAAATTGAGCGAATTTTGGAGGCTGCAAGCCGTGCAGGGGCGCGCACCGCCACTTGGATGCTGCTGCGACTCCCCAATGAAGTCGCTCCCCTATTTGAAGCTTGGCTGGAAGCCCACTACCCCGAGCGAGCGGCTAAAGTGATGAGCCTCATTCGCCAGTGCCGAGGCGGCCAGAACTACGACGCGCAGTTTGGTAAGCGCTTTCGCGGTAAAGGGATATTTGCCGACTTGATCGCCCAGCGCTTTAACCGCGCAAGTCGCCAGTGGAACATGCAGAACCGCACCGAACAGGGATTAAACACTCGGGATTTTTGCCCACCCCGGGCACAGGGGGATTTATTCATTTAA
- a CDS encoding glucose-6-phosphate isomerase, whose protein sequence is MFQLTRSVTWQALERLRDKTTQDRIRDYFTNDPQRFEKMSLRVGGLFLDYSKHHVSDEVLAKLIELADHSALVQRRAQMFSGDIINVTENRPVLHTALRHLGDEPVYVDGEDVMPEITRTREQIKAFSEAVRNGEWKGYDGQRIKDVVNIGIGGSDLGPNMAVRALLKYRHPELHFHFVSNVDGTHIQKVLSRLNPATTLFIVSTKTFSTQETLLNAKTARRWFLENAGEDADVGAHFIAASTNRKAAMEFGIREENVFEFWAWVGGRYSMWSSIGLPIALSIGFEGFIELLEGAHEMDRHFIEAPFAQNMPVLMALIGIWYINFIGAETQAIVPYDQALNQLPSFLQQLDMESNGKSVDIFGHPVNYKTGPIVWGQTGSNGQHAFFQLLHQGTRYVPIDFIASLKPEPGVEDHHFALLTNMLAQANAFMEGSQGDSKELSQLDPYSCPGNRPSSTLLLDELTPKNLGALIALYEHKVFVQGVIWNINSFDQWGVQLGKRIAGEISERIDANAADFDASTQGLLELVRAHFPSTAHQTQHAEPASSDKKPARKKR, encoded by the coding sequence ATGTTTCAACTCACTCGCAGTGTCACTTGGCAGGCTCTTGAGCGCCTGCGCGACAAAACGACTCAAGACCGTATCCGAGATTATTTCACCAACGACCCACAGCGCTTTGAAAAAATGAGCCTGCGCGTCGGCGGCCTATTTCTCGATTACTCAAAGCACCACGTTTCTGACGAGGTGCTCGCTAAGCTGATTGAGCTAGCTGACCACTCTGCACTGGTACAGCGACGTGCCCAGATGTTCTCGGGGGACATTATTAACGTCACCGAAAACCGTCCCGTACTTCACACGGCTCTCCGCCATTTAGGCGATGAGCCCGTGTATGTGGATGGCGAAGACGTGATGCCCGAAATTACCCGTACCCGCGAGCAGATCAAAGCGTTCTCCGAAGCGGTGCGTAACGGCGAGTGGAAAGGCTATGACGGCCAGCGCATTAAAGACGTAGTGAATATCGGTATTGGTGGCTCTGATCTAGGCCCCAATATGGCGGTCCGTGCCCTGTTGAAATACCGCCACCCAGAGCTGCACTTCCACTTTGTTTCCAACGTGGACGGCACTCATATTCAGAAGGTGCTATCACGACTCAATCCCGCCACCACGCTCTTTATTGTTTCTACCAAAACCTTCTCCACCCAGGAAACCCTGCTAAACGCCAAGACCGCACGGCGCTGGTTCCTGGAAAACGCCGGAGAAGACGCCGACGTCGGCGCGCACTTTATTGCCGCCTCTACCAACCGCAAAGCGGCGATGGAGTTCGGCATTCGTGAAGAGAACGTGTTCGAGTTCTGGGCCTGGGTAGGCGGCCGCTACTCCATGTGGTCATCCATCGGCTTGCCCATTGCGCTCTCTATTGGCTTTGAAGGCTTTATTGAGCTGCTGGAAGGCGCTCACGAGATGGACCGGCACTTTATCGAAGCGCCCTTCGCCCAGAACATGCCGGTACTGATGGCGCTGATTGGCATTTGGTACATTAACTTTATCGGTGCCGAGACCCAGGCCATCGTGCCCTACGATCAGGCGCTGAACCAGTTGCCTTCCTTCCTGCAGCAATTGGATATGGAGTCTAACGGCAAGTCGGTGGATATTTTCGGTCATCCGGTCAATTACAAAACCGGCCCGATTGTGTGGGGCCAAACCGGCTCTAACGGCCAGCACGCGTTCTTCCAGCTGCTACACCAGGGCACCCGCTATGTGCCCATCGACTTTATCGCCTCGCTCAAGCCGGAACCCGGCGTGGAAGACCACCACTTCGCGCTGCTCACCAATATGCTGGCACAAGCCAACGCCTTTATGGAAGGCAGCCAAGGCGACAGCAAAGAGCTCAGCCAGCTCGACCCCTATAGCTGCCCAGGCAACCGCCCTTCCAGCACGCTGCTACTCGACGAGCTGACGCCGAAAAACCTCGGCGCGCTGATTGCGCTCTACGAACACAAGGTGTTCGTCCAGGGCGTGATTTGGAACATCAATTCGTTCGACCAATGGGGCGTGCAGCTGGGCAAGCGCATCGCCGGAGAGATCAGCGAGCGCATCGACGCCAACGCCGCCGACTTCGATGCTTCTACCCAGGGGCTGCTAGAGCTGGTGCGTGCTCACTTTCCCAGCACGGCGCATCAAACCCAACATGCAGAGCCAGCGAGCAGTGATAAAAAACCGGCGCGGAAGAAGCGCTAG
- a CDS encoding cytochrome c oxidase subunit I, whose protein sequence is MSTVNDKAIEHDPQQLHDDLHDIWGNPKGLKALTIVNHTTLGLRFMVTGMVFFLMGGILAMLIRTQLAMPDQDFMSPDIYNQVTTMHGTVMMFLFAIPMLEGLAIYMIPKMIGARDLVCPRLTSLGYWCYLFGGIILMSSLVLEMAPSSGWFMYTPLSSSEFSPGLGSDFWLLGITFVEISALSAGVEIVVSILRTRTQGMALHKMPLFAWYILAMALMIVVGFPPLILASVLLELERAVGMPFFEVAAGGDPILWQHLFWLFGHPEVYIIFLPAAGIVSTLIPVFAGRPIVGYGWVVFAIIVTGFISFGLWVHHMFTVGIPQLAQAFFSAASMLVAVPTAIQVFVWLATLWLGKPKMKLPMLWVMGFLIIFVCGGLTGVMLALVPFNWQVHDTHFVVAHMHYVLVGGMFFPLIAGLYYWLPLFSGRMPSENLGRWGFWLTFLGFNGTFLIMHWTGLLGMPRRIYTYDTGMGWDIYNLLSSVSSFVMSAGIAMVLLDIALHFRFGKPAKHNPWSADTLEWANTMPPSAYNFVSLPNIKTRHPLWDDPNLPYTMAEGKHSLAVASHGRREMWGTDPITGKVREIIHLPGNSWWPLFAAAALAVVCISLLVRVYALAGIFALIAGVFLLRWSWENGAHPKAAPEAGVAPGDPPLHSRTMDGPGVWAMATFLIANGSFFLSYLFGWFYLWTVSPEWSMPAVPPLSLGILAGAGIAVLAGYGVMVKLIRGLRQQRDAGLGSGFYLAGALGALQVALTGWALYSADLSPTQTTHDAIMLVGLIYVLFHGGLAVILTVMQGLRVGYGYVGVHAPFEPAVVIQLWRYNVVTFWVLAGALAVLPRVIGG, encoded by the coding sequence ATGAGCACAGTCAACGATAAAGCCATTGAGCATGACCCCCAGCAGCTACACGATGACCTACACGACATTTGGGGCAATCCAAAAGGGCTTAAAGCACTAACGATTGTGAATCACACCACCTTGGGCCTACGTTTTATGGTCACGGGGATGGTGTTTTTCTTGATGGGTGGCATTCTTGCCATGCTTATACGCACCCAGCTTGCGATGCCTGATCAAGACTTCATGTCGCCGGACATCTATAACCAAGTTACCACCATGCATGGCACGGTGATGATGTTCCTGTTCGCTATCCCCATGTTGGAAGGGCTGGCGATTTATATGATTCCCAAGATGATCGGCGCGCGAGATTTGGTCTGCCCAAGGCTGACCTCGTTAGGCTATTGGTGCTACCTGTTTGGCGGCATCATCCTTATGTCTAGCCTTGTTTTGGAGATGGCGCCGTCCAGCGGCTGGTTTATGTACACCCCGTTGAGTAGCAGCGAATTTTCCCCAGGCTTAGGCTCAGACTTCTGGCTGTTGGGCATCACCTTTGTAGAGATCTCTGCGCTGTCGGCAGGGGTTGAAATTGTCGTTTCTATCCTGCGTACCCGAACCCAGGGGATGGCGCTGCATAAAATGCCGCTATTTGCTTGGTATATCCTCGCTATGGCGTTAATGATTGTGGTGGGGTTTCCACCGTTAATCTTAGCCAGTGTATTGCTTGAACTTGAGCGTGCCGTGGGCATGCCATTTTTTGAAGTGGCGGCCGGCGGTGATCCTATCTTATGGCAACACCTGTTCTGGCTTTTTGGCCACCCTGAGGTTTACATCATCTTCCTGCCCGCGGCGGGCATTGTTTCCACGCTCATCCCGGTATTTGCCGGGCGGCCGATTGTTGGCTATGGCTGGGTGGTATTCGCGATTATCGTGACAGGGTTTATTAGCTTCGGGTTATGGGTGCATCACATGTTCACTGTGGGCATACCCCAGCTTGCACAGGCATTTTTCTCTGCCGCCAGTATGTTGGTGGCGGTGCCCACCGCCATTCAAGTATTTGTTTGGCTGGCGACGCTGTGGTTAGGCAAGCCCAAAATGAAACTGCCAATGCTTTGGGTAATGGGCTTCTTGATTATCTTTGTTTGCGGCGGTTTGACGGGCGTTATGCTGGCGTTGGTTCCGTTTAACTGGCAAGTGCACGATACCCACTTTGTGGTGGCCCACATGCACTACGTTCTAGTGGGGGGCATGTTCTTCCCGTTAATTGCTGGGCTTTATTATTGGCTGCCGCTCTTTTCTGGGCGTATGCCATCAGAAAATTTAGGCCGCTGGGGGTTCTGGCTCACTTTCCTGGGTTTCAACGGTACTTTCCTGATTATGCACTGGACAGGGCTATTGGGCATGCCGCGCCGTATTTATACCTACGATACGGGAATGGGATGGGATATTTATAACCTGCTCTCATCGGTTAGTAGCTTTGTGATGTCAGCTGGTATTGCCATGGTGCTGCTGGATATCGCGCTGCACTTCCGTTTTGGTAAGCCTGCCAAGCATAACCCATGGAGTGCCGACACGCTTGAGTGGGCTAATACAATGCCACCAAGTGCCTATAATTTTGTCAGCCTGCCCAACATCAAAACGCGTCACCCCCTTTGGGATGACCCTAACCTTCCCTACACCATGGCCGAAGGTAAACACTCTCTGGCGGTTGCTTCCCATGGTCGGCGGGAAATGTGGGGTACCGACCCCATTACGGGCAAAGTGCGTGAAATTATTCACCTGCCGGGCAACTCTTGGTGGCCGCTATTCGCAGCAGCAGCGCTGGCAGTGGTATGTATTAGCCTCTTAGTCCGCGTGTACGCGTTAGCAGGTATCTTTGCGCTGATTGCGGGTGTGTTTCTGCTGCGCTGGTCGTGGGAAAATGGCGCGCACCCCAAAGCCGCACCAGAAGCGGGCGTGGCGCCAGGCGACCCGCCGCTTCACTCTCGTACCATGGATGGGCCTGGGGTCTGGGCGATGGCCACCTTTTTGATTGCCAACGGCTCCTTTTTCCTCTCCTATTTATTTGGCTGGTTTTATCTCTGGACAGTGTCGCCCGAGTGGAGCATGCCAGCGGTACCGCCGCTCTCATTAGGTATTTTGGCTGGCGCTGGTATTGCAGTGCTGGCGGGCTATGGCGTGATGGTAAAACTAATACGCGGGCTTCGGCAGCAGCGTGATGCTGGTTTGGGTTCAGGCTTTTACTTGGCAGGCGCACTAGGTGCCTTGCAGGTAGCCTTGACGGGTTGGGCGCTGTACAGCGCCGACCTATCGCCAACCCAAACCACCCACGATGCGATCATGCTGGTCGGTCTTATCTACGTCCTGTTTCACGGCGGCTTAGCGGTTATTCTTACCGTGATGCAAGGGTTGCGCGTGGGTTATGGCTATGTGGGTGTTCATGCGCCTTTTGAGCCTGCGGTGGTGATACAGCTATGGCGCTATAACGTGGTTACCTTCTGGGTGTTAGCAGGGGCGCTTGCTGTTCTGCCCCGTGTGATAGGGGGCTAA
- a CDS encoding rhomboid family intramembrane serine protease, with amino-acid sequence MHPVTLLPLGADTSELRKALWHYRIGHRITDEADGQLLWVADPRQHTELTSLVARWERGETLIVDAPKARPPASRNIFAIIRQLPVTALMIGISVLIFALTGVFGDLLIVALTIVPVGVSGGQLVYGSLGDTLASGQVWRLLSPAFLHFGWMHLIFNLMWVWYFGRQIEQLQGSRTMLLLLLVAGIGANLAQYVTGTVLFGGMSGVVYALLAHVWLMSRRVPRSGFFVPQMLVVFMLGWMVFTMMDVAGSVGFGNVANEAHLGGLLVGLASGWYYSSKRRKR; translated from the coding sequence ATGCATCCAGTAACGCTTTTACCCCTAGGTGCAGATACCAGCGAGCTGCGTAAGGCATTGTGGCACTACCGCATTGGGCACCGCATTACTGATGAAGCCGATGGACAGCTGCTGTGGGTCGCTGACCCACGCCAGCACACGGAGTTAACGAGCCTAGTAGCGCGTTGGGAGCGGGGAGAAACGCTAATTGTTGATGCCCCCAAAGCCCGTCCACCTGCGTCACGCAATATTTTTGCGATAATCCGCCAGTTACCCGTCACCGCCTTAATGATCGGTATAAGCGTGCTCATCTTTGCGTTAACCGGCGTTTTTGGTGACCTACTGATCGTGGCGCTCACCATCGTGCCGGTGGGCGTATCGGGTGGGCAACTAGTGTACGGCTCACTTGGCGACACGCTTGCTTCTGGGCAGGTATGGCGGTTGTTGTCGCCAGCGTTTTTGCATTTTGGCTGGATGCACCTGATATTCAACCTGATGTGGGTGTGGTACTTCGGCCGCCAAATTGAGCAGCTTCAAGGTAGCCGCACCATGTTACTGCTGCTTCTGGTGGCTGGTATTGGAGCCAATTTAGCCCAATATGTTACCGGCACCGTTCTGTTTGGCGGCATGTCTGGCGTTGTTTACGCACTGCTTGCCCATGTATGGCTGATGTCCCGCCGTGTGCCACGTAGCGGCTTTTTTGTGCCGCAAATGCTTGTGGTATTTATGCTGGGTTGGATGGTGTTCACCATGATGGATGTCGCGGGAAGCGTAGGTTTTGGCAATGTTGCCAATGAAGCGCACTTGGGTGGACTGCTCGTGGGGCTGGCGTCAGGCTGGTATTATTCATCCAAACGAAGAAAACGCTGA